The following proteins come from a genomic window of Gordonia westfalica:
- a CDS encoding alpha/beta fold hydrolase, with translation MSYLAVENDRRIYFEHHRGDARPIVLIHGWGANTRCWDTTAPALKAAGHEVVLVDLRACGRSDKDFEDVSIAALADDVVKVVEHLGLESPVINGWSLGGAVATAAASALGSRAGGLVLTGGASPRYTATDDWPHGGSSEDVEGVLAGAAANRADTFRGVAGAVCATPPSPDVLEWIWGMFLEMGPAGDDSLRDLARTDLRKELGGLDIPILLLHGRDDAFVPFSGAEAVLELNSRARLVPFDACGHAPFLEDRDRYLAELTGFLKS, from the coding sequence ATGAGCTATCTCGCGGTTGAGAACGATCGCCGGATCTACTTCGAGCACCACCGTGGGGACGCACGCCCCATCGTGCTGATCCACGGCTGGGGCGCCAACACCCGCTGCTGGGACACCACCGCCCCCGCACTCAAGGCCGCGGGTCACGAGGTCGTGCTCGTCGATCTGCGCGCATGTGGCCGCTCCGACAAGGACTTCGAGGACGTCTCGATCGCGGCCCTGGCCGACGACGTGGTCAAGGTGGTCGAGCACCTCGGCCTCGAGTCTCCCGTCATCAACGGCTGGTCTCTCGGCGGAGCCGTCGCCACGGCCGCCGCGTCGGCCCTCGGCTCGCGTGCGGGCGGCCTGGTCCTGACCGGCGGCGCGTCGCCGCGCTACACCGCGACCGACGACTGGCCCCATGGCGGCTCTTCCGAAGACGTCGAGGGAGTCCTCGCCGGTGCCGCCGCCAACCGCGCCGACACCTTCCGCGGCGTGGCCGGCGCGGTCTGCGCCACTCCTCCGAGTCCCGATGTCCTGGAATGGATCTGGGGGATGTTCCTGGAGATGGGCCCGGCCGGGGACGACTCGCTGCGCGACCTCGCCCGTACCGACCTGCGAAAGGAGCTCGGCGGGCTCGACATCCCGATCCTGCTCCTGCACGGCCGGGACGACGCCTTCGTCCCGTTCTCCGGGGCCGAGGCCGTCCTCGAACTCAACTCCCGTGCTCGTCTCGTCCCGTTCGACGCCTGCGGTCATGCCCCGTTCCTCGAGGACCGGGACCGCTACCTCGCCGAACTGACCGGTTTCCTGAAGTCATGA
- a CDS encoding LLM class flavin-dependent oxidoreductase, protein MKFSLFYVLESPDRDFRRAYEEMLSQVEIAERLGFDGVWLAEHHGSAYGSMPSPQVAAAAIAARTSRMRIGIAVSNLTLAWPVRIAEDFAMVDVISGGRLDFGVGRGYQPHEFRAMGVADKQDVSREVFEEAFQIVTGLWTKAVGEPYTFHGKHFQIDGVDCRPAPLQQPTPPIYVASISPETFDLVADHGHNMLVTPTLMTLPELNGFVVGAKRTLMNRGRDPLSLDFPMNWQIHLADDDTQAVRQARPSLEWYFDNVMSAVPQGAATPAGYERYAALAEAAAEGAMSLTGLREGGICYVGEPDGLIREIEILREETGLDHLICWMRFGGMPHDDVVRSMELLAEHVMPHFADAPPLVPRALRHEEPTQTDKFFEIEFDDEGEVHELSRG, encoded by the coding sequence GTGAAGTTCAGCCTGTTCTACGTGTTGGAGAGTCCGGACCGGGACTTTCGCCGGGCCTACGAGGAGATGCTCTCGCAGGTCGAGATCGCCGAGCGCCTCGGGTTCGACGGGGTATGGCTCGCCGAGCACCACGGCAGCGCCTACGGGTCGATGCCGTCGCCGCAGGTCGCGGCGGCGGCCATCGCGGCCCGCACCTCCCGGATGCGCATCGGCATCGCGGTCAGCAACCTGACACTCGCCTGGCCGGTCCGCATCGCCGAGGACTTCGCGATGGTCGACGTCATCTCCGGCGGCCGACTCGACTTCGGCGTCGGACGCGGCTACCAGCCCCACGAGTTCCGTGCGATGGGTGTCGCCGACAAACAGGACGTCAGCCGCGAGGTCTTCGAGGAGGCGTTCCAGATCGTCACGGGCCTGTGGACCAAGGCGGTCGGCGAGCCGTACACGTTCCACGGCAAGCACTTCCAGATCGACGGCGTGGACTGCCGTCCCGCACCGCTGCAGCAGCCGACGCCCCCGATCTACGTCGCGTCGATCAGTCCGGAGACCTTCGACCTGGTCGCCGACCACGGGCACAACATGCTCGTGACCCCGACGCTGATGACGCTGCCCGAGCTGAACGGGTTCGTGGTCGGCGCCAAGCGCACTCTGATGAACCGGGGGCGCGACCCGCTGTCCCTCGACTTCCCGATGAACTGGCAGATCCATCTCGCCGACGACGACACGCAGGCCGTACGGCAGGCGCGCCCGTCCCTCGAGTGGTACTTCGACAACGTCATGTCGGCCGTACCGCAGGGCGCCGCCACACCCGCGGGCTACGAGCGATACGCGGCACTGGCCGAGGCCGCCGCCGAGGGTGCGATGTCGCTGACCGGCCTGCGCGAGGGCGGTATCTGCTACGTCGGTGAGCCCGACGGCCTCATCCGCGAGATCGAGATCCTCCGCGAGGAAACGGGTCTCGACCACCTCATCTGCTGGATGCGATTCGGCGGCATGCCCCACGACGACGTCGTGCGGTCGATGGAGCTCCTCGCCGAACACGTCATGCCGCATTTCGCCGACGCCCCGCCACTCGTCCCCCGTGCTCTGCGGCACGAGGAACCCACCCAGACCGACAAATTTTTCGAAATCGAGTTCGACGATGAAGGAGAAGTCCATGAGCTATCTCGCGGTTGA